From a region of the Corythoichthys intestinalis isolate RoL2023-P3 chromosome 7, ASM3026506v1, whole genome shotgun sequence genome:
- the LOC130919432 gene encoding kelch-like protein 23, whose protein sequence is MDCGSNNVLGNRVKQHIEDDSILQPDVVLQVDGELFYVNRHQLALQSPYFRALFFGCGIESNKRKIELKGVCLQHFRVLMYHSQTSILSLDRENVLGILETADFLQLEWAKLLCCKFLERELHLCNCLGMMDLAWQRGCSQLYSAARQVALTHFSAVVSQEDFLSSSKETVAHLLASDGLAIHRDDLALEAALRWVSFDKTREEHFLELMELVRPESLSLIFISKLLDTMTHSSDPRAKLICMLNEHFPTSWSMGKSLKRTREALFVLGGPHDQEQQASYKFHPLSGRWQNCTPLQRKNLTQYSVAAAGDSIVVTGGHFLDVLWFSVDWVRRYECGSQQWVDGPALQMSRHSHCSIALDSLLFVLGGSMDEGLVADVERLVLGSDGGWESVGSMSRAVERAAVAALGQCIYVACGLDENGEAFGGIQRYDTKKNHWDVVSYSPFPRYDLVATELNGAIYLFGGQALRFDVETDEWTILHEEHLEKKFFCGCTTVCGQIFLLSEKKVNKALPNMILFDPYVDNCIKVDNAIPCPVPLRGFVTIKELT, encoded by the exons ATGGACTGCGGATCAAACAATGTTCTCGGCAATCGGGTAAAGCAACACATAGAAGATGACTCTATTTTACAGCCTGACGTCGTGCTACAAGTAGATGGAGAGTTGTTTTATGTCAACCGTCATCAGCTTGCGCTTCAAAGTCCGTACTTCCGTGCTCTCTTCTTTGGCTGCGGGATTGAAAGTAATAAAAGGAAGATAGAGCTAAAAGGGGTCTGCTTGCAGCATTTCAGGGTGTTAATGTATCACAGCCAGACATCCATTCTCAGTTTGGACAGAGAAAATGTTTTGGGGATCCTCGAAACTGCAGATTTCCTCCAGCTGGAGTGGGCTAAATTGCTATGCTGCAAGTTCCTTGAACGTGAGCTCCACCTCTGCAACTGTTTGGGAATGATGGATTTGGCCTGGCAACGAGGCTGTTCCCAGCTCTACAGTGCAGCAAGACAGGTGGCTCTCACACATTTCTCTGCTGTTGTCTCTCAGGAGGACTTCCTTTCCTCTTCCAAGGAAACTGTGGCACACCTTCTAGCTAGTGATGGCCTTGCCATTCATAGAGATGATTTGGCCCTGGAGGCGGCCCTACGTTGGGTGTCATTTGACAAAACACGAGAGGAACACTTTCTGGAGCTCATGGAGCTGGTACGACCAGAGTCTCTGTCATTGATATTCATCTCTAAGCTTTTGGACACAATGACACACAGTTCTGATCCTAGAGCCAAACTTATCTGCATGCTGAATGAACATTTTCCAACTTCCTGGTCAATGGGGAAGTCTCTAAAAAGGACTAGGGAGGCGCTCTTCGTCCTGGGTGGACCTCATGATCAAGAACAGCAGGCCTCCTACAAGTTTCATCCACTTAGTGGGAGATGGCAAAACTGCACACCTCTGCAGAGGAAGAACCTCACACAGTACTCAGTAGCTGCAGCAG GAGACAGTATTGTTGTGACAGGAGGCCATTTCCTTGACGTGCTGTGGTTCAGCGTGGACTGGGTCAGAAGATACGAATGTGGGAGCCAGCAGTGGGTCGATGGCCCTGCGTTGCAGATGTCCAGGCACAGTCACTGCTCCATTGCCCTGGATTCCCTTCTGTTTGTCTTGGGTGGCAGCATGGATGAAGGGCTTGTGGCTGATGTTGAAAGACTGGTCCTGGGGTCAGACGGGGGTTGGGAAAGCGTAGGCTCCATGAGTCGGGCGGTAGAAAGGGCAGCCGTGGCTGCTCTTGGCCAGTGTATCTATGTTGCGTGTGGCCTGGAtgaaaatggagaggcctttggtGGAATACAGCGGTATGATACCAAGAAGAATCATTGGGATGTAGTATCATATTCCCCTTTTCCACG GTATGACTTGGTTGCCACCGAGCTCAATGGTGCCATTTACCTGTTTGGAGGGCAAGCTTTGCGCTTTGATGTGGAGACAGATGAGTGGACAATTCTGCATGAGGAACATCTGGAGAAAAAGTTCTTCTGTGGCTGTACTACAGTCTGTGGCCAGATATTTTTGTTGAGTGAGAAAAAGGTAAACAAAGCACTGCCCAACatgattttatttgacccttATGTGGACAATTGCATCAAGGTGGACAATGCTATACCATGTCCTGTCCCGCTGAGAGGATTTGTCACCATTAAAGAGCTTACATGA
- the lsm7 gene encoding U6 snRNA-associated Sm-like protein LSm7, whose amino-acid sequence MADKEKKKKESIFDLSKYIDKPIRVKFQGGREASGVLKGFDPLLNLVLDGTIEYMRDPDDQLKLTEDTRQLGLVVCRGTSVVLICPQDGMEAIPNPFIQQQDG is encoded by the exons ATGGCG gataaagaaaagaagaagaaggaaaGTATCTTTGATTTGTCCAAATACATCGACAAGCCGATTCGAGTTAAATTTCAAGGAGGACGAGAAG CAAGCGGTGTCCTGAAAGGGTTCGACCCACTATTGAATCTTGTGCTTGATGGGACTATCGAGTATATGCGTG atccAGATGATCAGCTAAAGCTGACAGAAGACACAAGGCAGTTGGGGCTAGTGGTCTGCAGGGGGACATCAGTGGTACTTATTTGTCCCCAAGATGGCATGGAAGCTATTCCCAATCCTTTTATACAGCAACAAGATGGCTAA